The Hypomesus transpacificus isolate Combined female unplaced genomic scaffold, fHypTra1 scaffold_30, whole genome shotgun sequence genome segment GGCGAGTACGGGTGATGTGTGAATGTGAACAGCTTTGATTGTAAAACATTGTGACAGCAGTTTCCAGTGAGGgtagagcgaaagagagagagagagaaagagagagagagagagagagagagagagagagagagagagaaagagagagagagagagagagagagagagagagagagagagagagggagagggagagagagagaccagcgtgAACATCCTCTCAGTTTACATAAGCTTCACCTTGGGGGGTTACAAGGTAGTGGACATACAGTAGATCTACGAGATAATCATTTATGTGTGGCTGTCATACTTCGGTGCTCCTGAAGGTTACCGTCCTGAGGGTGAAATGTGTTTGGACTCAGATAACAAACAAATTAGGCCAGTCGACAATTTATTAGTCGTATAAAGCTGGGAATTGATTGTGTCTCTTATTGCTAGTCAAATTGAAATGTCCATGTTTTTCAGACAGACAGTAATGATAATTTGGTGCCTATGCATATTTCCAATGAGTAATAAGATGTACTAGCAGCCTTCTGACAGAATGAGATATCAGCTGAGAAGACGACAATAAACACAAATACAGCCTTACCAAATATATGATACTGTTCTAAAACACCTTCTTATACAGTCCATCCATCCACAACACTCTAAGGGTTTATAACATAGTAACATTTATACACCAGGCATATGATTTTGCTGAGGTAAAGTGTAAGGAAATCATCTTTGCTCATGCTCTGGGAAAACCCATTCAAGCCTCAGCTCTCCAGGCACTAGCCTCTGCTGCAAATCGAATCGAGTCGAATCCACCATTTCCATGTAAGTTAAGTTAATATCCACCGTGAGGTGGAAATCCCCTGGGCAGTTACCAGCTGCTGATGTTGACAAAATTCCTCTTTCCCAATGACCAGAACCAGGCTCCATCTGTTTCCTTCCAACCAGGACCTTGGACAGCTACAACAACCAGAACCAGGCTCCATCTGTTTCCTTCCAACCAGGACCTTGGACAGCTACAACAACCAGAACCAGGCTCCATCTGTTTCCTTCCAACCAGGACCTTGGACAACTACAACAACCAGAACCAGGCTCCGTCCGCTTCCTTCCAACCAGGACCTTGGACAGCTACAACAACCAGAACCAGGCTCCATCTGTTTCCTTCCAACCAGGACCTTGGACAGCTCCCCACCAGAGCCGCTccacactcgcacacaaacacacacacacacacaaacacccaggtATGCCTCTACCTGTCGTCGTTGTGGAAGGACTGATCCCCCAGCAGCAGGTCCCTGAAGCGGtagcgaggaggaagaggagggacttCCGACTCCACCTCAGCCAGCCTGAGGGCCGAGATGTCCAGGAGGATGCCAGAGCTGTTCCTGTTGTTCTGCACTTCCTCAGAGGGCCCCGGAGATctgggacacacgcacacacacaagagcagggtgacacgacacacacacacacgagcagggtgacacgacacacacacacaagcagggtgacatgacacacgcactcacacaagaGCAGGgtgacacgacacacacacatgagcagggtgacacgacacacacacacacgagcagggtgacacgacacacacacgagcagggTGACACGACACCCACACACGATCAGGGTGACACAAGGAATATTTGTGCAAAAACACAGCTTCGGTTTGAGAACCGAAGATAAAGTGTACAAGGCTAGACCAATCTTTATGCTCATTAAGCTGTCCAACTCCCCTGATTCTAATTAAAAGATCCAGTTTGCATCTGGATGAAATGCTGTAGGGTAGCGTTTGTGTAGACCAATACTGGCTGCAGCACTGCAGGCTTTATGGAACAATAACGGACCTGTCACCAATAAGGAACCTCCTGCTGCAGTGCATGTAGTAGGAGACACTCGTTCGCAGCTTCAAAAGAATGAAGGCCGAGTCGGTTTTGCATTAAAGCACTAAATAACAGACGTCAGAATTGGAATATTAGATCATCATGAACCCTTTCTGCCGCGGGGATAAATCACATTACTGTAATCCATGCTACTCATTTCTGTCTTTTCTGCTCAGTGGGCTGTGACAAACCCGTTTGTAAATAGAACTCAAATAATTAAAAACGAAATGACGCCGGCTCTGAACCACTCTGAGAGACCTAAGACAGAGGTAGTGCACCAAGCGAAACAGAGCTAGAAGAAACCCCTGCACACTTGGTTCCTGCACACTTGGTTCCTACACACTTAGCTCCTGCACACTTGCCTCCTACATTTAGCTTCTGTATGCACTCATTTCCTTGTCAGTCAAATGTCACATTTCAATAAACTAAGAGGCGGGAAAATTACCTGTCACCATGGGAACTCAATGATTGACCTGTTGTACTCATGGTTGCCTcttggtgagagagaaagagacagacagagagagagagagagagagagagagagagagagagagagagagagagagagagagagagagagagagagagagagagagagagagagagagagtatgagacaGTCAAACACATATCATTACATGATTACATGTGTACCTTGAGTCTCCTCTGACACCTGTGATGGCCTGGACAAGACACTGGAGACATTCCTCCTGGGTCTCCTCTCCTGCCATACAAGAGTTCTACAGCCTGATAACACCTACCACAGTCcctcgggggggagggggggggggatgtagggGTTTTGGTCTACATAAAACTGCATTAGCAACCACCAACATCCTCTAACAGAACGACAGCCAGTATGAAGAGTCCTCATGCAGCCTTTGAGACCGCATGATTCCTCAACAAATTGGCAGAGTTACGGCTCCAGGAATGAGACCACGCAACAAtggattttctctctctgctcacgcTGCTTAGAAGGGGAGGGATATCAATCTGCACCGGGGTAGTGATTCATCCGGATGTTCATCCATGTCACAGACACATTGTCCAATGCGTGCACCAGATGATGTACCAACCGAAGCGCCAGGTAGAGGCCCTTTCAACCCCCCCGTGAAGCTCCTCTCCTGGGCTCTCCAGCGGGTATGAGTGGGTAATGACTCGACGCAGGTGACGAGCGCAGGGTCATGTGGGTGGGGAACATGACGCACTCGGTCAGGCACCTGCGACACCCTGGGTGTCCCCCTGCCTGCCTTCTCAGCGGAGACCCTTGTCACACACCACAGCGGTGACACGTGTgggctgaagaggaggagagggggcgaggggggatAATGAAGGAGAGCAGTTGAGGGGGAGGCTGAGTGTCGGCTAGCCATTACGAGAGGAGAAACACAGAAGCTGCGTGATAATGATGGGCCATGTGTTCaccgagcaggagagaggagtttgacggaggataggagagaagaggggatgtACAGTGATAGAGGGGGAGGCTGGCGGAGGCTGGCTGAAGAGATGGTCTGAAAGGGGATGCGTCTTTTTCGAGATCCCTTTCACTGACAGCAGTTAGGACTAGCACCTAACATGTCGTTAGATGCAACGATAAAACAGACTGATGGATTAAAGATGCATTCAGCTCACACCGAGTGACTCTATGGATCTCTAAATGATGTGAACCAACTCAATTGTTTATCCGCTTATATAACCCCTATCTGAAAGTTAGACTTGGTTGAATATAAACAAAAGAGGATGCCAGGCATTTACATTAGTTacggggaaagaggaggaagtgtGAATAATTGTTCAACTCACAACGGACAAAACAATCGATAAATGCACACACCTCCAACAGTTATGATGTTTAACTTataggtttactttattttataAAAAGTAAATCTATAAAATAAAGTAAGTAAATCTATACAACATCAACGACCCAGTTGAAAGTTGATTCATCTACATCTAACGGCAACAACATCAATAAGCATCACATCGACCTCGGTCAGGTTGCCTTCATCCACCAccttccagagcgacttacccGGCTCGGTCTGTATCCGCGGTCCCATCATGGTCAACACGCGTATTATTGAGGAAGCATTCGCTGGTCATGGTCCATGCCGCCCCAGCAGAGTCACACAGGATGTTTTCGATGTGATGGTGTTAGTGAATGCTACTTCCTCGTGGGGAAAAAAATCACACTTGAGTCCACTAAAGGCACTGGACTGTCGACCAACACCGAAACGCGGTGAATATAGTACAAGCATCCTCTACGTTTCATGAGTAGTTGGAACCAAGGCTTTGTCGAAAGAGAACATCCTAATCGTCTTGTTTCTTAATGAAAGGGTAATTGAAGTTGACATGTTCTTGAATGCAAACATTACCAAGCTAAATGCATTTTGAAAAGCAAACATAGTCAGCAATAGCGGTTCTTCCAGGCTTCATCCGCTGTGACAGCGCTGGCTCTCCCCCCTGTGTGTTTTGAACGGAACGGGAGGACGCACGAAACACATCCATGACAACATGGACCAACGGCCATCTACCGGTCAACCTTGAAATTACCTTCTGTTAAATGTGCCCACGAGGGTAATTAAAACCCCTTCTAATGGACAGGCTATATAATCGTAAACCTTTTACAGAAAACTGTTTCACGGGGGAGGCGATTAAATTTTAGAAGACAACAGCAATATGTGTAGCCTATTTTATCGGCCTGAACAGCTTGACCCTTTGATGGGATGAAATTATGCTCTTTTAATATGGCATACTCCGTCAAAGCTCACTGATGAAATTGAGGTAAATTGCAAACATTCTGCCCTGTGAATTAAGTGTTGTTGATGTAAGTACAAAGTGCATGGAGATCCACCCAAAGaatgtgtaggctacttttagCGCAGCACCAAAACACAATAACAGATGACTAACCAGTGATACATACAACCACAGGTATACAGCTCACAGAATAAATCTTAATTTAATCGGATTGCAATTTTACccttatgtaggcctactgtacatgtCATTCAGATGCTGAGGCTATATACGATCTTCACATCATCCTCGACCTACAGCTTTCATTCTACATGCCGCTAACCATCCTGTCCTCAGCAAAGTAAGTTTACTCCTGGTCTTAACAAGAAGCAGAAACAAATCCTCCCTGAGTCTTAACAAGAAGTAGAAAAAAATCCTCagtcgagagagagggagggagaggtgggggtcaGACAGGGTGAAAGAATAAGGGAGaaatggagatagagagaaacgCTGCAGTTACATCAGAAGCAAGATAGCCCTCTCTGACATGAATTCCGTCTTTGCATCTTAGCTCCGACTAACTCCACTTGATACTGTCATATGTTAGCCTGTAGCACTTTACCTGGCCACTGGCAACTGGTACAGTCAACATCTGTTTAATGGTCATACATTTGTCTGatacagtggtcttcaaccctggtcctaagGGCCCAGTATGTTCTAGATGATTCCCTGATCCAACACAcctaattcaaatgaatggttgatatcaggcttctgcagagcttgatAGCAACCATTCAtatgaatcaggtgtgttagagcagggaaacatacaggacagtgggccctgaggaccagggttgtacacacaaacatactcatGCAAACATTTGTCAACACAGAAATCTATTATACTGTATTTACAACGATAATATCATGACAATGCAGCTACCGTAACCATGTACAcaccagaccatgtgacacgtTAGCACCATGACAGTATTAGTACTTCCTGTTTCACCTTCAGCTGCCTCACCAGCTCACTGACAccttcctcacttcctgtggaACCTGCTTACTTCCTGGTACTAGTCTTACCATTCTCAACACGTTTCATGACTCTATCCCAGTGGACATCCCATCAATCTCAATTATTACAGCAATAAATACAGTGATTACTTCAAGCGGGGCAGTTGTTGGATTTGGCAAACTTTACAGACATTTCTGCATATTACATATTTGTGTGCTAACATATTTACATGACGCATTTGTGCCTTATTCTGCAGTCATCTCATGGGAAAATGTGAAGAGCTCTTGGACATTGCCTGTAAAAAGTTCAGAAACAAATAAAACTTTGAATTTATGACGTTCGATGTTTGGACGGTTCAGAGAAGGtacccttcctctcttttcatGATGGCAATCTGGCCTCCTGGATGCTTGGTCTTCATGCTCCCAAAGTGTCTGCAAACAGAAGGTGTCAGAAAATGACAATAAGCAAAGTTGTAGTCTTTAATAGACAACTTTAATGGATGTAAACTGCATGAGCCTAGTTCATCAGACTGATGCTCAGAACTCACACTGGAAATGGGAGTGCCGTAGGAGCCAACAGTCTCTCCCTTTGCCTTACAGAATCCCAAGTGTCCTACACTTGTATCCTAGCCTTGTCATCCTGTACACACGTCTTACACTTGTATCCTCTCCATGTCACACTGTACACACGTGTCCTACACTTGTATCCTAGCCATGTCATCCTGTACACATGTGTCCTATACTTGTATCCTAGCCATGTCATCCTGTACACACGTGTCCTACAGCCTAGCAGTGTCATGCTGTACACACATGTCCTACACTTGTACCCTAGCCAtgtcatactgtacacacatgtcCTACACTTGTATCCTAGCCATGTCATACTGTACACGTGTTTTTCACGTGTCCTGCATCCTGGTGCTCAGGAGCGTCTTACCTCCAGGTGTTTGTCTCATGGTTGTACACTTCGAGAGTTTTCAGGTTGGTGAAGTTATCAGAGCCCCCTGCTGCCAACAACGTCCCGTTGAACACCATCAGAGAGACCTGAGGAACACGTAGAGGGCtgtcactgagtgtgtgtgtgtgtgtatctgtagtgtgtgtgtgtgtgtgtgtgtgtatctctgtgcgCGAATGCTTTAGACACCCAGACACTCACGTTGTTTCTCTTGGACCTCATGCGTTTGACCGGGGTCCATCTCAGGGTTTCCAGGTCGTACGTTTCCACGGCGCTGAGCTCCAGGAGCAGCTCGTCGCGGCCGCCCGCCACGTAGAGACGGCCCAGGAACACGGCGCAGCCGGCGTTCTCCCTGGGGCTCAGCATGGGGGGGCACATAGACCAGGTCCCATCCACTGGGCTGTAGCACTCCACTGGGAAACACCACACAGGGGAAAAAAGGTTGACTGACAGGTTTGGAGGAAGAAACAGACATACATCGCAACATTTCGTATATTTGTTTGTCTGGAAAGCTTTTTTTGGGCTTGATTTTGTCTTGGTTCCTGAGTGAATGTAAACATTCAGACTCTGAGATTGTGTTGGTTCCTGGAAAGCATCTGGTAAGAGAACAACATGGAGACTAAAATAGGTTATGGGAATTCTCCTTCGTTTTTCTTCTCACAGACAGAAATAGGCCCGAACAAGAGGtagtacagcacacacactcatttatcTTTGGCAGCCTCAGCCAGCACAAAtattgtgtgagtctgtgtgtgtgtgtgtgtgtaataaaaGGTCATGTTCGATCGAGACATTTATAAGTGCTGTCAGACTTAATGAATTCTCACAGACCGCATGAAAATAGATACCTGTAGTCTGTACAGCTAAGAGGATAAGGCTCGGCTGCAGAATACATCGCCAAGACCGACATTGTGGATTGTGCCTAGAGCCTCCCCTATCCTCTCCCACCTGAGTCGAGGGGCATGTCTCCGTCGTTTCCCCCGACCACGTACAGGTGTCCGTCCAGCGCCGCCGCGGCCGCCCCGCTGCGCCTCGTCAACATCGGAGCCTGCTTCTTCCACGTGTTCATCTTAGGGTCATACCTCCAGGAGGGACACATGAGAAGAGAAGGTACCTGGAGTCTCGTAAGTGTGACCTCATGCCCTTTCCCCCACTCGGTGTGCTTTCCCTCACCCTGGCAACCATGTGGTGCGAGAGGACGGCCGTTGGACCCACCTTTCCACCGTGTTGGTTGCGGCCATGCCGTCGAAGCCTCCCAAGGCCCAGAGGTGT includes the following:
- the LOC124463677 gene encoding kelch-like protein 20 isoform X2, with amino-acid sequence MLPKVTSRFGRRHDTHGPLALRRKGCKLPPKDTFNDTMYIVGGWSQEDPSCPVEQFCPQYNEWHMMASMIQHRGNVAVGTLDGKVYTVGGDDNVSCFRSVERYDPDTDSWSSDVAPLSSPRSGVCLVELDGHLWALGGFDGMAATNTVERYDPKMNTWKKQAPMLTRRSGAAAAALDGHLYVVGGNDGDMPLDSVECYSPVDGTWSMCPPMLSPRENAGCAVFLGRLYVAGGRDELLLELSAVETYDLETLRWTPVKRMRSKRNNVSLMVFNGTLLAAGGSDNFTNLKTLEVYNHETNTWRHFGSMKTKHPGGQIAIMKREEGYLL
- the LOC124463677 gene encoding kelch-like protein diablo isoform X1, whose translation is MGVYNEQGEALGKPDSSVMLPKVTSRFGRRHDTHGPLALRRKGCKLPPKDTFNDTMYIVGGWSQEDPSCPVEQFCPQYNEWHMMASMIQHRGNVAVGTLDGKVYTVGGDDNVSCFRSVERYDPDTDSWSSDVAPLSSPRSGVCLVELDGHLWALGGFDGMAATNTVERYDPKMNTWKKQAPMLTRRSGAAAAALDGHLYVVGGNDGDMPLDSVECYSPVDGTWSMCPPMLSPRENAGCAVFLGRLYVAGGRDELLLELSAVETYDLETLRWTPVKRMRSKRNNVSLMVFNGTLLAAGGSDNFTNLKTLEVYNHETNTWRHFGSMKTKHPGGQIAIMKREEGYLL